Proteins encoded by one window of Conger conger chromosome 1, fConCon1.1, whole genome shotgun sequence:
- the mtfr1l gene encoding mitochondrial fission regulator 1-like, with translation METDTVIPIWQNKPHGSTRSVVRRIGSTLPLRPCQRACFQELPGLPPLRPTDGPLVPTLADIAWIAADEEETYARVRSDSRPLRHEWRPTPLLVLHRNSSVPNFRREGKKVEGLRKPGVTALNRTTALQDELSRLRAQIAKIVASESGSNPLTPDLLSPDDTSIGFSMAPFEAPPYQPTAASFVISDVTEEEEEEEEEEEEEVEEVSELVPDPVPPVSMTASATFDLDRPTMEFREAEEDTVSLSKSTSFADVMDILKDMNRMKMSKDRYSRGCTSLRDEDSASLISEALRKKFTLKDEDITGKDK, from the exons ATGGAAACAGATACG GTCATTCCAATTTGGCAGAATAAACCGCACGGATCTACGCGTAGCGTTGTGAGAAGAATCGGCTCCACTCTGCCGCTTAGACCTTGCCAACGGGCATGTTTTCAA GAGCTTCCCGGCCTGCCCCCTCTCAGACCCACAGACGGCCCCCTGGTGCCCACTCTGGCTGATATCGCTTGGATCGCTGCTGACGAGGAAGAGACGTACGCCAGAGTGCG gaGTGACTCACGCCCGCTCAGGCACGAGTGGAGGCCGACGCCCCTGCTGGTGCTGCACAGGAACTCGTCCGTGCCCAACTTCCGGCGTGAGGGGAAGAAGGTGGAGGGGCTGAGGAAGCCGGGCGTGACGGCGCTGAACCGCACCACCGCCCTGCAGGACGAGCTGAGCCGCCTGCGCGCGCAGATCGCCAAGATCGTGGCCTCAGAGTCAG GCTCTaaccccctgacccctgacctgctCTCCCCTGACGACACCAGCATCGGCTTCTCCATGGCGCCCTTCGAGGCTCCGCCCTACCAGCCCACCGCCGCCTCCTTCGTCATCAGCGACGTGaccgaggaggaagaggaggaggaggaggaagaagaagaggaggtggaggaggtgtccGAGCTGGTGCCCGACCCTGTCCCTCCCGTCTCCATGACGGCCTCTGCGACCTTCGACCTCGACCGGCCCACCATGGAGTTCCGGGAGGCGGAGGAGGACACGGTGTCTCTGTCCAAGTCCACCAGCTTCGCCGACGTCATGGACATCCTGAAGGACATGAACCGCATGAAGATGAGCAAGGACAG GTACAGCCGCGGCTGCACCTCCCTGCGGGACGAGGACTCGGCTTCGCTCATCTCCGAGGCTCTGAGGAAGAAGTTCACCCTGAAGGACGAGGACATCACCGGGAAGGACAAGTAG